In Campylobacter sp. 2014D-0216, the following proteins share a genomic window:
- the rpsU gene encoding 30S ribosomal protein S21 yields the protein MPGIKVHPNESFDEAYRKFKKQVDRNLVVTEVRARRFFEPMTEIRKKQKISARKKMLKRLYMLRRYESRL from the coding sequence GTGCCAGGAATTAAGGTACATCCTAATGAGTCTTTTGATGAAGCGTATAGAAAATTCAAAAAACAAGTAGATAGAAATCTAGTTGTTACTGAAGTTCGCGCTAGAAGATTTTTTGAGCCTATGACTGAAATTCGTAAAAAACAAAAAATTTCAGCTCGCAAAAAAATGCTTAAAAGACTTTATATGCTTAGACGCTACGAGTCAAGACTCTAA